The Nerophis lumbriciformis linkage group LG27, RoL_Nlum_v2.1, whole genome shotgun sequence genome contains the following window.
cgATAGGACAACACCATCCTTGTCCAGGCACACCctcttggttttggagtataaatatttggggttttggcaccagctgctagactacatttgaccaatctaagtttatgagcacgaactgatgaaggtttccaagacaaaccaaacactcgagttgcaatcgattgaatactctgagatgacaatgacctgaatGACACAATTCTAGCAGTAATAATACTATAATATTTTTCTGATGTTTCCTGTGAAATTCCGTATTTTGACATGTGCAGTCTTAAAAGTTATAGTAGTTGGCCATTGATCACAAACATTTGTCATTTAATCAACAGAATACCAACTGCTGCTACATACATCAGACAATTCCATAATTCCCCATAACACCTGGACTAAACTTTTCTATTATAGGTCTTGTACGATAGCTGTGAGCGACTCAGGCCAAAGCTTTTTCGCCTGGCAAGCGACACGGTGGATGACGACGACGCTCTGACACAAATCCTGTCCGCCAACGACGATCTCACACTTGTCGTCAGTGCCTACAAAGAGCAATTGGGAAAAGGGCAGTGTAATGGAAGGAGCAAAAGTGAAGAAGCAGCGACGAATAAAAGTGAGACCACTGAACGTCCACATAGTGAATTGGCGATCTTATGTTATGTATCGTGCATTATTGTTAATGTACTGTATATGACTGAGTGCTGCTCTTGTAGCTCCTACAAGTCCCAGAGAGATTAAGAGCTACCACCTCATCGACCTCTCGGCTTTCGACTCGCCGCAGACGGACAGAAAAGCTGACTCGCCTTCTTTGTCGGAGTCTTCCTCACCCGTCTTCTTCGCTCATCTGGAAAGCACTTGCAACTCTGTGACTGAGCAGAGCGCTCCGGAATCAGGCAGTACTACACCTTCTCATTTTGAATAATTTCTCATCAAGGATGCATGAAGAAGATGTGGTCAGATGTCAtttcaattcttttttttttaactttgagtTATTTTTCTATATTATAGAAAATACATATTGTAATATCATTGTTTTATTAGTGCATTATTTAACCATATCCACCTCAATGTATGAGCTAGCTGGGGTCAAGGGTCCTACCAGAGCGCTATTTTTAACTTGTAATGTTTAAGGCTCTGTCAAAGCAAGAACCCTGCAAATTGTGCATAATTTGTAGTCTGAGATGCATGAGAAAAAATGGCATCAAGGGTCTCATAAgtgcattatttcttttttttaaactttcagacAGAGATTTTGTTCTGTTACAGCCTTATAGCAAGAACCTTACTGGTTTGGAATGATATCCAATTCAAACCATCTTTGGTGAAAATATCAATGCATTTATCTGCCTTTGAACATTTggggatttccatccatccattttctaccgcttgtcccgttcggtgtcgcggggggtgctggagcctatctccgctgcttcgggcggaaggcggtgtacaccctggacaagtcgacacctcatcgcagggccaacacagacagacagacaacattcacactcacattcacacactagggccaatttagagttgccaatcaacctatcatttGGGgatttgtgtgtattaaaacaagAGCCCCATGCATTTTTAAAGTTCACCTTACGCTGATGAATGTACaatggtacctcaatttacgagcttaattggttctgtaatggagctcttaactcaaaacacttgtatcctaaaccaacattaaaatctccatctccaaggtcagcacaattaaaaaatgtaacatgcctttttttttaaaacttttggaTAAGAAATAATGTATAAAAACAATGCAATAAAAATAGTGtagacaactacagtagttttatgaagtaatgtaatgatagtgtacagcatttaccttgaagAATAGACTTCCACAGCATCTCCTTCCAGCTGATTCTCTGTCaaatacaccatcagcagctttcccAGATTTTCATGAACACTTGTCTgccatttaaatattattttaacattcttggctggccttATCAACTAATTCTGCTTCaggatggtgcagactagcagtgattcaCTCGAATTGTTTCTCCAAGTTACCAACACgcttggtcatgtttttgatgattttgttCTTTAATTGATATCATCCGCTTCTTCTCAGCATTGTCCATCACACTCACTTTATGTTTGGAACAACAAAGTTATGCTATGCTATAACCTAATGCTCgcgagtaagaccggatgttttgggcGTATCTTACGggcttcactgtgacatttgctaaaaCTTAAAGCATAATAATTAGCCTAGaggcagctcttatctcaaaacactcttaagtttagGTACCACTATGATTGATTGTGTAATGTCGTGTTTTCCTTTGATTCCAGAATTGCTTCTTCTCTCTCCAAAATCATATTTTGACGACCTGGTGCAGGTAAGAATTTTTATGTGGTTTATATTAGAAACAtttcataaaataaaaagtcaataTCAATTTTTGTGCCCAGTTGAACGGAGGAGTCGATGGAGAGAGTACAGAGCAGAGTGTGGAGAGTGGCCCCTCGCTGATAGCCCGTGGTTGTGGGGGTAGCAGTTGTTCATCAAATGGGACAGACATTCGGTGATCACAGcaaaccaacccaaaaaaatgtgtcttttgtGTACTTAGCTGGTCTAATGTCCCTTTTTGGCCTCCTGTCAGGTCACACAATCTGACATTTACAAGCTTGGGATCATCTTCCAGTCACTGTCAACCTCCGGGACATTCAGAGGAAAGCATTTGTCCGCAGAATGTGCTTGAAAACGTCTTAGTTCCAATGGAGAGCATCAAGTCAAGTATGTGTGCATACGAGTGTGTTCTCTCTCCTGAATGGTCGCCAACATGTTGTCTTCTTCCTCCCAAGGTCAGTTGGAACCCATCACCATATACGACCAAGGTGGGGTCCACGTCTCGCTCCATTTTGCGAGAGACTCACCGCGCGGTCATCCCAGTGTTGCTGTGGTCGTCCTCTCCACTGTGAACACGTCCTCCCTGGAGGTGAAAGATTTTTTGTTTCAAGCTGCTGTGCCAAAGGTAAAAACAAACACTCACACAGTGTATGCAGTGTAAGGAGAGAAGGGTCTGTCTTAGCGTCATTTTTTGTCCTTCAGACCATGTCAGTGAAACTTCAAACTGCATCAACAACATACATGCCTTCGTACAGCCCCCTCTCGCCCCCACCTGCCATTGCACAGGTGCTCCTGTTAGCTAATCCACAGACGGTgagtttaagttttttttttagttatctgATCGGTCATCTTTGTAATTTTCTTGTGTTGTGTGGACACTAGGAAGAATAGTGATGCATGGTGTAGTTAATGGGCATTAATATGTACTGATCAAATATAAAACAGGACTATTTTATGTCTTTGATTTTGTCTTAGAAATATTTGCCTAAAAACAGGTTTTGAAagagattaatcaattaatcttcAAAGTCGAACAAAATATGATCAGAGATgctgattaacttttttttagttCTAATAAAACATGTTCGTATAGCAAATCATGTTAAGTGAACGTATTTATTTCAAGTTCAAACTGTCATCGTCATTAAAATTTAGTTTACTTTACCGGAAATGttttaatatgtcttacctttccGTCATTTATGTTAAAATCAAGTAAAACTATTACCCTTTTATGACTGGGAATAATTTCAGGGATAATTTCCCTTAGTGGCATAACTGGTATTTACTGTGAGCGTAATGTGTATAATAAGTGTATTTATGTTAGAATCTACTTGGTAAACAACATTTGTATACAGTATGCAACTTTATTGATCATATTGTACTGAGCAAGCAGCCCCTTTCTAATATGGCAGAACATTTTATTTTCTGTCCAATGGTTATCGTCACACTGTCCCTCTTCTTTGGCTACAGTGTAAATGAACGATACCTTTTTGATGGACCTTTTGTTGATTCATTTCAATATTATATCTTTGCTTCTCTTCAGCGTAAAGTTCGCCTTCGCTACAAACTCACACTGACACATGGACGCCAACAGTTGAACAAGACCGGAGAGATACAAAACTTCCCTGACTGGACGGCTATGATTGGCTGAAGAAAACActcctatacacacacacagacacacacacattcctctaCATAGACACTCATGGACATTATTTTCTGTGGATAAAAATCTTTTGGCTTTGTCCCTTATTGGGCTTGTGTTGTTGTTTTCAAGTTATTGTGTTTTCACTGGCCAAGGAAAAGTATTTAATTTAATGCATTTCTGACATTCCATATTTTCTAACATGTCCCAAggagaatgttttttttattaatacataACTAAATAATTGTCGTTGGTGGTATTTTAATGCATCATGATTCAAATTTgtcaattttatatttttttgccgGATGATACCTTAATTAAATCTGAAGGCTGACCTGCCACAGTCaatctgaattaaaaaaaaccaaatgtgTTTCTTATTTGAAACGGTATGTGTCCATATGTTAACTAACAACTGTTTATAGCACTAGATAATTGTATTTGTTGGGGACGGGAGCATTCTCAGTcaattaagttaaaaataaaaagtaaacaacTTTCATTATTTATGTCAACCAGTTTCGCACGTTCACATTTTATTGTGTGAACTttttttggtggtttttttttttttttccaaacaaaaTACAGTTGGAACTAgatgacaataaaataaaatcaaagcAGTGGCTGGAAAGTGAATTACACTCAATAACCTTCAAGTTACAATTTGCAGATTGACTGATAGAAACAAAGAAAACCATCATGATtgatcatatttattatgacatcaGAGAAgattaaaatacatgtttgttatgtacatatatgtaacaGTGGGTGATAAAGTGCCAAACCTGccctttttaagttttttttttaatttttttttttacaaaaaacagTTGATTTGTGGAAGACCATCACACCTTTAGCCTTGACCCACAATGCATTGTTTCCCTTGTTGCTGCTCGTGGCTCACTTTGGCACTGTTTGCCCTGTCACTCGACTTGGGGGTGAGTACAGGGGGTTGTCTACTTGCctgcaaattattattatttttgtacacTTTTCCTCTTTACAGTACTGCTTGActttcaagtgtaaaaataagacgaCAGATTTCACTGGtgtttttttgctttttctttcaGGACAAACAGAACAAGTTTTGTGGTGTGGACTGGATGTCTCGTGTGGAATCTTCCTCATAGGACGACACAGAAGACAATGGGAAATAACGTCAGTGAGCTCGGGAGAACAGGCACAAACTTATTTGCATGTTATTTTGTCACCCTGTGAAAAGGTCAATATAACGTGTTGAACCCTTTTCCTGCCTCTGCCTGCTGAGGTTCCGCCCGAGCGTCCGCTCCACTGCAGTCTGTCTGAGGCGAGCGCAAACGTCACTTTCCCCTCTCACCACGCATGGTCACAGGTGGGTGGAGCATGTGATTGACAGGCCGACTGTCCTAGTGCATCTTGACATCTTCTCTTTTCGCCCTCGTAGGCTTGGATGTCACTAACTCTCTTCTGCTTCGTTTCCTTCCCCATCCTCTTCATCTTCTTCCAACTCTTTCTCCTCAACTTCCTCTCCTTCCACTTGCTTCTCAGTCTCTGCCTCCTCTCCCTCCTCAACCTCATCTACCTTCATATCTTCTTCCACATTCTCGTCTTCCTCCTCCTCATTGTTTCCCTCAACCTCATCTACCTTCATCTCTTCTTCATCTTCCTCCTCCACGTTCCCATCTGCCTCATCATCATTCCCTTCTTCTTCAGGCTCTTTCACGTTCCCCTCTGCCTGCTCTTCATCCTCCACATTCCCTTCTGTCTCATACTCATTCAGATCCTCCTGTGCCTCCAAATTCCCTTCTGTCTCATCTTCCTCCACATTCACCGCTTCTGCTTCACTTATTTCGCCATCTACATTTTCCTCTCCTTCCTTTCCCTCCTCCTGTATCCCATCTTCAGTCCCACCTTCATCATCCTTCTCTCCCTTTGCCTCCTCATCCTCTTCTTCCTGTTCCTTTTCTCCACCGCCATTATCTCCACTTTCTTCATCTTCTAGCTGCTCCTCTGCAGTTTCTACACTCGCCTCTTCCTCCACCTTTTCTCCATCGTCACCATCATACTCATCGCAAACTCCATTCTGCTCGCTGTTGTGGTTCTTCTCATCTTCCCTCTCAGCCGGGTCGTCGTAGCTGGGGGTTCCCTCACATCCAGTGCTGCTCCCGGTGTGCACATGGTTGTGGTTGTTGTGCTCCAGGTCTTCCAGTGTGAGCTCAAACTGGAAGCGGTCGTGCTGCAGGTGTCTGTCCGGGGGCGGCGATGGCGACTGAGGCATGGTGTTTAGGTACCACTCCCGGTTCTCCTCCAATGTGTCCAGAAGTTCCTGGGCATCCGGGTGCACCAGGTCGGCCCACGTCTCCCACAACGGGTGGACAATGTAGTCAATGAAACCCACCTGCAAGGACGAGGAATGACTGTAAATACCAAGTACGCCCCTCCGGTACATTTCATCAACCATTTTTCTTGCAGTATGTTTTCTCAAGGGACAATATTACCGAAATAAAACTGGGTATACTTTACAATAGTCTGTGTACAGCATATATTTAAAATGACTCAACATGCAGTCATTATTATCCAAATCAGGGGTGTCTAACTTACAGAAAAAAGTTCAGAATGTGGGGGACGCTTTCATACattttgtatatgaaaaataCTAAACCCAATACAATTTATctgaaataaaaataatcaaaatcttAGCTTTGTTTTATAAGTAACAAAGCAAATTCATATTTATGTTAATAGTGCTCTAAAGTTAACTTGCCTCACCTTGCCTAATCGAACCCCCTTAAGATATTACATTACTTCTCATTATAATATttactaatattgttattataccgTTGACTAAAACACCTAATAAGGCTCTAGCACGCTCGAAAACATACCATATCTTGCAAGAaatttgtacactttttttttatcatgataGGATGCACAGAAATCATTTAAGactatatacagtaagacacgcAGGTCGTCGGCCATTCTGGTGTTCAGGTTCCATTTTTGGGAGAATTTAGTCCAGTTTAATTTTTTCATAGTTGTTTTGTGTAATTTTCTAATGTAATCCGTTACATGTTTAATTTGTCTTAAGAATGTGTTGCTGGGCATTAAAAATTGAGCTGCGCCACACTTTAGACATCCCTGGTTTAAATAGATGCCAACACAATACAAGGATAAGCTTGTCTTGACTAAAGTCAAGCATGATGTGGAGATGCATGAAAGGAAGCTGTGGCTCATTGAAGGAGACGTGAATTCCATGCTCAAGAGGATACTAAATATCAATGGTGCTCAAAATGAATATGACGTTCGCTATGAggggtactcttttttttttttttgctttgtcttCAGCTACTTAGACAATAAGGCCGTGTGTTGACTAATTATATCTACACTGATATACAAGCTGGACACAGACTTTTCTCAAATACATCAAAGTTTCATTTTTATAGCATTGTCCTTTGGGGAAATGTACTGTAATAAAATGTTTGCTGAAAGAAATTGTATCATGATACAATAGCTAGTGACAATACCAATGCTACACCACATCATGTTACGTCAGAATAGCAGATCTTTCAAAATAAGACTGGACATTGAGCTCCACCTGGCTTTTCTCCACAGAGGCAGTGTGTTTGTCGCACATGGCGCTGATCTCCATGCCGCGCTCCCTCTCCTTGTCGCCCTGGCGAAAGAACTCCTCCATGATCCTCTCCGTCCACTGCCGGTACAGCATTAAGGTCTTGGTGGGGTTGCTCAAGTCGGCGCAGTGCACCATGTTTCTTAGGACCTGCAGCACATGAGGGCAATGGTATTTAAACCAAAAAGAAAATAGGGCAATTGTGGTTTATCAATGATGTTTTTCTTTTAGAAATTGCACACAGAAGAAATAGCCAATAATGCTTAATTCAATATCAAACGTAATGCCAGCTATTCACAGTAACATGTCCAACAACATAGGTCAACAGAATTAGTAAGTGCAACTGCAACCGGCTGCTAATTCTGTCAACTGGCTCCCAATTATCATTGAACGATTACCATACTATATGCTGGCTCATTGAAAACTACACAACAGAGTAGAGAATGGATTGGGAGAGTCCTCACACAATCACCAATCCTCACAAATGACACCAAAACTACACATGTTTTTCACAGCTTCATCTTGTGTTCCACAATCTGCTGAAAACATCACACTCTGGCAAATATGGGTGTCGAGGCGGTGGCGAAAGTGGAAATGTTGATCTAAAATAAATACAGCTGTGGAAGTTAAGAATGTCTAACACTACCAACACCCCATTTTTGAACATTTCACTCaggagatgggatttatggctcccTAGAAAAACTGCTCcattcaaagagccgttcaaaagacttgacggttatatatatatatatatatatatatatatatatatatatatatatatatatatatatatttttttttttagaagttaCTCGTTTTTATGAAGGAAATAATCACTACCAGAGGTCACCGATTTATACTCTTATTTGTGGGAAATATTTAAAAATAGTATTTTATTGTACATTATGTTTTCATAGAAAAGTTTCATAAGGTTGTACCTTCTCCCAATAATTTTAAAGTGTGATCATTATTTTGAACTTTCTCCCGCTTAAGAAACTTTGTGGCACAATAAAAACTACACAGGCAACCGATAaccttcccagcaggcacaagacattgatacaacgttgactatacatacatgtcctttaaatatGTAAAGTATTTGAGACaaagttggatccacgttgttggttgggaaatttcaatggtgaaatcaacatcacaatctaacattgaataaacgtcaaaaagcatgttgtttcaacgttgcatttgtgttgtaaaatgaccaaaattggtcaaaacaaagtcagaacccaacattgattaaacgtcgtcaaagagaATGTTGTTCCAACATTAGGTTTAAGTTGctaaacgtcaggacctaattcaacaagttctcaacgttgttttaatgtcttgtgcctgctgggttcatGCAAATTAACTTTACAGGAACATTTTCCACACGACTATTTTAACAACGCACGGGAAAAAAATGCAtgcaaataatacatataaaaaaatttataaaaatgtgCACAATCTATAAATAAAGTGCATACACCATTGTACTCCCCTTAGGTGTGTACACCTAAACGAGGCTACTTAACAAAACAATCAACCAGGAAAGTTAATCCAAATGTTGTTATTTTGCTCAGTTGTTAGGTTTTCAGGCAGTGTGACTCCAGTCCAGTCAGGTGGCACACTTTTGAAGGCAGTTTGCATTTAAAAACGAC
Protein-coding sequences here:
- the LOC133570128 gene encoding ADP-ribosylation factor-binding protein GGA2-like; translation: MATDDNQATLESWLNGATDQKNQEDRWDCIQGFYQLVNKEADGPQVALSLLVHKIQSPQEKEALQALTVLEACMSNCGKRFHGEAAKFRFLNELIKVLTPKYFGSWTSQKVKDRLTEVLYGWTLWLKEETKIQEAYSMLKKQGFIKKDPERPETVIMAPPPQRSTDSVFDQGEKATMLARLLKSGHPEDLETANSLIKSTMKEEQEKAEKVSKRESILKAVESSTKQLREMLDQHAVTGSSLQPSDDLKVLYDSCERLRPKLFRLASDTVDDDDALTQILSANDDLTLVVSAYKEQLGKGQCNGRSKSEEAATNKTPTSPREIKSYHLIDLSAFDSPQTDRKADSPSLSESSSPVFFAHLESTCNSVTEQSAPESELLLLSPKSYFDDLVQLNGGVDGESTEQSVESGPSLIARGCGGSSCSSNGTDIRSHNLTFTSLGSSSSHCQPPGHSEESICPQNVLENVLVPMESIKSSQLEPITIYDQGGVHVSLHFARDSPRGHPSVAVVVLSTVNTSSLEVKDFLFQAAVPKTMSVKLQTASTTYMPSYSPLSPPPAIAQVLLLANPQTRKVRLRYKLTLTHGRQQLNKTGEIQNFPDWTAMIG